From Variimorphobacter saccharofermentans, one genomic window encodes:
- a CDS encoding phosphoglycerate kinase, with translation MLNKKSVDDINVKGKRVLVRCDFNVPLQEGKITDENRLVQALPTIKKLIKDGGKVILCSHLGKPKGEPKPELSLAPVAVRLAELLGQEVKFAKDDNVVGANAKAAVEAMKEGEVVLLENTRYRIEETKNVDTFSEELASLCDVFVNDAFGTAHRAHCSNVGITKYVDTCVVGYLMQKEIEFLGNAVNNPKRPFVAILGGSKVSSKISVIDNLLDKVDTLIIGGGMAYTFMKAMGEEVGKSLLEEDYLDYAKQMMEKAEKKGVKLLIPVDTVVAQEFKNDTPFKTVGRGGIEPDWEGLDIGEMTRELYANAIKDAKTVVWNGPMGVFELPNFAAGTIAVAKALAEIDATTIIGGGDSAAAVNTLGFGDKMTHISTGGGASLEFLEGKELPGVAAANDK, from the coding sequence ATGTTAAATAAAAAGTCAGTTGATGATATTAATGTAAAAGGTAAAAGAGTATTAGTTCGTTGTGATTTTAATGTTCCTTTACAAGAAGGTAAGATTACCGATGAGAATCGTCTTGTACAGGCCCTTCCTACAATTAAGAAATTAATTAAAGACGGAGGAAAGGTTATTCTCTGCTCACATCTTGGTAAACCGAAGGGTGAGCCCAAGCCGGAATTATCTTTAGCTCCTGTGGCTGTGAGATTGGCTGAATTATTAGGACAAGAAGTTAAGTTTGCAAAGGACGATAATGTAGTTGGTGCAAATGCAAAAGCAGCAGTGGAAGCTATGAAAGAAGGCGAGGTAGTTCTTCTTGAGAATACCCGTTACAGAATAGAAGAGACTAAGAATGTAGATACTTTCAGCGAAGAATTAGCTTCACTTTGTGATGTGTTTGTAAATGATGCGTTTGGTACAGCACATAGAGCACATTGCTCCAATGTTGGTATAACCAAATATGTAGATACCTGTGTTGTTGGATATCTGATGCAGAAGGAAATTGAGTTCTTAGGTAATGCAGTTAATAATCCAAAGAGACCATTTGTTGCTATTTTAGGAGGATCCAAGGTATCCAGTAAGATTTCCGTAATTGATAATCTTCTTGATAAGGTTGATACCTTAATCATTGGTGGAGGTATGGCTTATACCTTCATGAAAGCTATGGGTGAAGAAGTTGGTAAATCCCTTTTAGAGGAAGATTACTTAGATTATGCAAAACAAATGATGGAAAAGGCAGAGAAGAAGGGAGTTAAATTACTAATCCCTGTAGATACGGTTGTAGCACAGGAATTCAAAAATGATACTCCATTCAAAACGGTTGGTCGCGGTGGAATCGAGCCTGATTGGGAAGGTCTTGATATCGGTGAGATGACTCGTGAGCTTTATGCAAATGCAATCAAAGATGCTAAGACGGTTGTATGGAATGGACCGATGGGTGTATTCGAATTACCTAATTTTGCAGCTGGTACCATCGCTGTAGCCAAAGCTCTTGCAGAGATTGATGCTACAACTATTATTGGTGGTGGAGATTCAGCGGCAGCAGTTAATACCTTAGGCTTTGGAGATAAGATGACCCACATCTCTACTGGTGGTGGTGCATCCCTCGAGTTCCTGGAAGGAAAAGAACTTCCTGGTGTTGCTGCAGCTAACGATAAATAA
- the secG gene encoding preprotein translocase subunit SecG, protein MGTLRVITQIIYILICIALTVLVLKQEGKGDGLSGAITGAASETYWSKNKGRSLEGTMETATKVLAGAFIVLSVVLNLNW, encoded by the coding sequence ATGGGTACGCTTAGAGTTATCACTCAAATCATATATATTCTGATTTGCATAGCATTGACAGTATTAGTGTTAAAGCAAGAAGGAAAAGGTGATGGTTTATCAGGTGCTATTACCGGTGCTGCGAGTGAGACATATTGGAGTAAGAATAAAGGCCGTTCCTTAGAAGGAACCATGGAGACAGCAACTAAGGTATTAGCTGGCGCATTTATTGTTTTATCTGTAGTATTGAATTTGAATTGGTAA
- the gpmI gene encoding 2,3-bisphosphoglycerate-independent phosphoglycerate mutase, with protein MSKKPTVLMILDGYGLNEKKEANAIAEAKTPVMDRLMKEYPFVKGNASGMAVGLPDGQMGNSEVGHINMGAGRIVYQELTRITKEIQDGDFFENAALLAAIDNCKRNGSDLHLYGLLSDGGVHSHNTHLYALLELAKKQGLSNVYVHAFLDGRDTPPASGKEFVEQLWEQMKITGVGKIATVMGRYYAMDRDNRWDRVEKAYRAMVYGEGETAESGVLAVQNSYDNEKFDEFVIPTVVMENGKPVATIKDKDSIIFFNFRPDRAREITRAFCDDEFTGFDRGERLQLTYVCFSEYDITIPNKIVAFHKISIDNTFGQFLAANHKTQLRLAETEKYAHVTFFFNAGVEVPNEGEDRILVNSPKVATYDLQPEMSAFQVADHLVEAIKSQKYDVIVVNFANPDMVGHTGIEEAAIKAIEAVDQCVGRAVDALLSVDGQMFICADHGNAEQLVDYTTNEPFTAHTTNPVPFILVNYDKNYTLAEGGCLADIIPTLIEMMGMVKPEQMTGKSLLLKK; from the coding sequence ATGAGTAAAAAACCTACAGTTTTAATGATATTAGATGGATATGGTTTAAATGAGAAAAAAGAGGCGAATGCAATTGCAGAAGCAAAAACTCCTGTCATGGATCGTCTGATGAAGGAGTATCCTTTTGTGAAAGGAAATGCCAGCGGTATGGCAGTTGGTCTTCCAGATGGTCAGATGGGTAACTCCGAAGTTGGTCATATCAATATGGGCGCAGGAAGAATTGTATATCAGGAATTAACGAGAATTACCAAAGAAATACAGGATGGTGATTTCTTTGAAAATGCAGCTTTATTAGCAGCAATTGATAATTGTAAGAGAAATGGATCCGACTTGCATTTATACGGATTGCTTTCCGATGGTGGTGTACACAGCCATAATACTCATTTGTATGCTCTTCTCGAGCTTGCTAAGAAGCAGGGATTATCCAATGTATATGTTCATGCTTTTCTTGATGGTCGTGATACTCCTCCGGCATCTGGAAAGGAATTTGTTGAGCAGTTATGGGAGCAAATGAAAATTACTGGTGTAGGTAAAATCGCAACTGTTATGGGACGCTATTATGCAATGGATCGTGATAACCGTTGGGATCGTGTTGAAAAAGCATATCGAGCTATGGTATACGGTGAGGGTGAAACAGCAGAAAGTGGTGTGTTAGCCGTTCAGAACTCTTATGATAATGAGAAGTTTGATGAGTTTGTAATTCCTACGGTTGTGATGGAAAATGGTAAGCCTGTTGCTACCATAAAGGATAAAGATTCTATCATTTTCTTCAACTTTAGACCGGATAGAGCAAGAGAAATTACAAGGGCATTCTGTGATGACGAGTTTACAGGATTTGACCGTGGAGAAAGACTTCAGTTAACCTATGTATGTTTTTCCGAATATGATATCACCATTCCGAATAAAATTGTGGCATTCCATAAGATATCAATTGATAATACATTCGGTCAGTTCCTGGCTGCAAATCATAAAACCCAGCTTCGTCTGGCCGAAACTGAGAAATATGCTCATGTTACCTTCTTCTTTAATGCTGGCGTAGAAGTTCCCAATGAGGGAGAGGATCGTATTCTGGTGAATTCACCAAAGGTTGCTACCTACGATTTGCAACCGGAGATGAGCGCTTTCCAGGTAGCGGATCATTTGGTTGAAGCAATCAAGTCCCAGAAATATGATGTGATTGTTGTGAACTTTGCGAACCCTGATATGGTAGGACATACCGGTATAGAAGAGGCGGCAATAAAAGCAATTGAAGCAGTGGATCAATGTGTGGGAAGAGCAGTTGATGCATTATTATCCGTTGATGGACAGATGTTTATCTGCGCAGATCATGGTAATGCTGAACAGTTGGTCGATTATACAACGAATGAACCATTTACAGCCCATACAACTAACCCTGTTCCTTTTATCCTGGTGAACTATGATAAGAATTATACCTTGGCGGAAGGTGGATGTCTTGCGGACATTATCCCTACCCTGATTGAAATGATGGGTATGGTGAAGCCAGAGCAGATGACTGGTAAGTCCCTGCTATTGAAAAAATAG
- a CDS encoding Na/Pi cotransporter family protein encodes MSAIEILEILFVFAGGLGMFLYGMNLMGDGLQKSAGNKMKRLLGYLTNNRIIAILVGTLVTGIIQSSSATTVMVVGFVNAGILSLVQAVGVIMGANIGTTVTAWLVSMNEWGSVLKPEFFAPALIAIGAFILLLAKDQKKKDIAEIIIGFGILFIGLKFMSDVIKPYSDSPIFSNAFRVLGKNPLLGILVGAIVTAIIQSSSASVGILQTLAMAGVVNWNSAIFITLGQNIGTCITALLSSVGANKTAKRAAFIHLSFNVIGATIFGAIMFIIFQINQEFAASNINSIEISVFHTIFNVSNTIILFPFANWLVKLSGVFIDDSKVEQTEDEVHITLRHLDERILETPSFAVENSVKEVVHMGQITLNNAREAVEALLKNNKEKAEKVLEVEKVIDSHQKIITEYLVKINNLSLTEKQHKLVNDLFYTITNIERVGDHAENLAELALEKIKNNIMLSESAYEELKDICNKAVDSFEYAIRARETENVEYIREVERLEDIVDDMKDTLRQRHIDRLSQGLCTSENGVIFIDALINLERISDHSLNIVNYVESEFQPRN; translated from the coding sequence ATGAGTGCGATTGAAATTCTAGAAATACTTTTTGTATTTGCCGGTGGTTTGGGAATGTTTTTATATGGCATGAATTTAATGGGGGATGGGCTTCAAAAATCTGCCGGTAATAAAATGAAGCGTTTGCTGGGTTATCTCACAAATAATCGCATAATAGCAATTCTTGTAGGAACTTTGGTAACGGGAATAATTCAAAGTTCATCTGCTACAACCGTAATGGTCGTAGGATTTGTCAACGCCGGAATTTTATCGTTGGTACAGGCTGTTGGTGTAATCATGGGAGCTAATATCGGAACTACAGTAACTGCCTGGCTGGTATCTATGAATGAATGGGGTTCGGTGTTAAAACCGGAGTTTTTTGCACCGGCTTTGATAGCAATAGGAGCATTTATTTTATTACTTGCAAAAGACCAGAAAAAGAAGGATATAGCTGAAATTATTATTGGCTTTGGTATCCTTTTCATTGGATTGAAATTTATGTCCGATGTGATTAAGCCATACAGTGATTCTCCGATATTTAGTAACGCATTTCGCGTACTAGGGAAAAATCCACTTCTGGGTATCTTAGTGGGAGCGATCGTCACTGCAATAATACAAAGTTCCTCTGCATCTGTTGGTATTTTACAGACTTTAGCCATGGCTGGAGTAGTTAATTGGAATTCTGCTATATTTATCACACTGGGACAGAATATAGGTACCTGTATTACTGCTTTATTATCCAGTGTAGGTGCAAATAAAACAGCGAAAAGAGCAGCATTTATCCACTTATCATTTAATGTAATTGGTGCTACCATATTTGGAGCAATTATGTTTATTATCTTTCAAATTAATCAAGAATTTGCAGCTTCTAATATCAATAGTATTGAAATATCAGTTTTTCATACTATATTTAATGTATCTAATACGATTATCCTATTTCCGTTTGCAAATTGGCTGGTAAAGCTTTCAGGAGTATTTATTGATGATTCTAAGGTGGAACAGACAGAAGATGAGGTCCATATTACTTTGCGCCATCTTGACGAAAGAATATTAGAGACTCCATCCTTTGCTGTTGAAAACTCTGTTAAAGAAGTTGTGCATATGGGGCAAATCACGCTAAACAATGCAAGAGAGGCAGTGGAAGCATTACTAAAAAACAACAAAGAAAAGGCAGAGAAAGTACTCGAAGTAGAGAAGGTAATTGATTCTCATCAAAAAATAATTACGGAATATCTGGTTAAAATCAATAATTTATCCCTTACAGAAAAACAACATAAATTGGTTAATGACTTATTCTACACGATTACGAATATAGAAAGAGTTGGAGATCATGCAGAAAATCTTGCTGAACTGGCTCTTGAGAAAATCAAAAATAATATTATGTTATCTGAAAGTGCATATGAGGAATTAAAGGATATTTGTAATAAAGCAGTAGATTCCTTTGAGTATGCCATAAGGGCGAGAGAAACAGAAAATGTTGAGTATATCAGAGAAGTGGAGCGGCTTGAAGATATCGTTGATGACATGAAGGATACCTTAAGGCAAAGACATATTGATCGCTTGTCTCAAGGATTATGTACATCAGAAAATGGTGTTATTTTCATAGATGCATTAATTAATCTGGAACGTATCTCAGATCATTCCCTCAATATTGTTAATTATGTGGAAAGTGAATTTCAACCTAGAAACTAG
- the gap gene encoding type I glyceraldehyde-3-phosphate dehydrogenase, with translation MAVKVAINGFGRIGRLAFRQMFGAEGYEIVAINDLTDAKMLAHLLKYDSAQGRYAKADTVVAKENSIVVDGKEIQIYAKANPAELPWGQLGVDVVLECTGFFASKAKSQAHIDAGAKKVVISAPAGNDLPTIVFSVNENTLKASDTIISAASCTTNCLAPMANTLNKLAPIEKGFMTTIHAYTGDQMVLDGPHRKGDLRRARAAAVNIVPNSTGAAKAIGLVIPELAGKLDGAAQRVPVPTGSVTELVAVVNGKVSKDDVNAAMKAAASASFGYTEDELVSSDIIGITYGSLFDATQTKVTDMENGKTLVKVVSWYDNENSYTSQMVRTIKYFAELA, from the coding sequence ATGGCAGTAAAAGTAGCAATTAATGGTTTTGGACGTATCGGCCGTCTTGCATTTAGACAGATGTTCGGAGCAGAAGGTTACGAGATCGTAGCAATCAACGATTTAACAGATGCTAAAATGCTAGCTCACTTATTAAAATACGATTCCGCACAGGGAAGATATGCAAAAGCTGATACAGTTGTAGCAAAGGAGAACTCCATCGTTGTTGATGGTAAAGAAATCCAGATCTACGCTAAGGCTAATCCTGCAGAACTACCTTGGGGACAGCTTGGTGTTGACGTAGTACTTGAGTGTACCGGTTTCTTTGCATCTAAAGCAAAATCTCAGGCACATATCGATGCAGGTGCTAAGAAGGTTGTTATCTCCGCTCCGGCTGGCAATGATCTTCCTACCATTGTATTTAGTGTAAATGAGAATACATTAAAAGCAAGCGATACTATTATTTCCGCAGCTTCTTGTACAACAAACTGTTTAGCTCCTATGGCTAACACATTAAATAAATTAGCTCCAATCGAGAAAGGTTTCATGACTACAATCCATGCTTACACAGGTGATCAGATGGTTCTTGATGGTCCTCATAGAAAGGGTGACTTAAGAAGAGCTCGTGCTGCAGCTGTTAATATTGTTCCTAACTCTACAGGTGCTGCAAAAGCAATCGGCCTTGTTATCCCTGAATTAGCTGGTAAGTTAGACGGTGCTGCTCAGAGAGTTCCTGTTCCTACAGGCTCTGTTACAGAATTAGTAGCAGTAGTTAACGGTAAGGTTTCCAAGGATGATGTTAACGCAGCCATGAAAGCAGCAGCAAGCGCATCCTTTGGTTATACAGAAGACGAGCTTGTTTCTTCCGATATCATCGGTATTACTTATGGTTCTTTATTTGATGCAACTCAGACTAAGGTTACTGATATGGAGAATGGTAAGACATTAGTTAAGGTTGTTTCCTGGTATGATAATGAGAATTCATACACAAGCCAGATGGTAAGAACAATTAAATACTTTGCTGAATTAGCATAA
- the smpB gene encoding SsrA-binding protein SmpB has product MGENIKLIANNKKAYFDYFIEDKYEAGIALHGTEVKSLRMGKCSIKESFLRIENGEVYIYNMHISPYEKGNIFNKDPLRVRKLLLHKYEINKINGQLVQKGYTLIPLQIYFKGSIVKLEIGLARGKKLYDKRQDIAKKDQRREAEKDFKVKNLY; this is encoded by the coding sequence GTGGGGGAAAATATTAAACTGATAGCCAACAATAAAAAGGCTTATTTTGATTATTTTATCGAGGATAAGTATGAGGCTGGTATTGCATTACATGGAACGGAGGTCAAATCTCTCCGTATGGGAAAATGTAGTATAAAGGAATCCTTCCTTCGGATTGAAAACGGGGAGGTATATATCTACAATATGCACATCAGCCCCTATGAAAAGGGAAATATTTTTAATAAGGATCCCTTAAGGGTACGAAAGCTTTTGCTTCATAAATACGAGATCAATAAGATTAATGGACAGCTGGTGCAAAAGGGATATACCCTGATTCCACTACAGATATATTTTAAGGGAAGCATTGTAAAGCTGGAGATTGGTCTGGCACGTGGTAAAAAGCTTTATGATAAGCGACAAGACATTGCGAAGAAGGATCAACGAAGAGAAGCAGAAAAGGATTTCAAGGTAAAGAATTTGTATTAA
- the rnr gene encoding ribonuclease R: MKLNEELESKSTMLLELFTNKDYKPLRFKELVGLLQVPRGAKHELKIVLDQLIAQGKIILDAQGRYRIPGDDIRVGTFSGTQKGFGFVILEGEDEDIFIPGDSTKGALHGDKVMITIKEEQTGRRKEGAIINIVERGKNEIVGTFEKGKNFGFVVPDNQKFGKDIFIPKEHTKGAVNGHKVVVRITNYGDATMSPEGKVIEIIGHINDPGVDIMSVVRAYDLPVDFPEDVMRILDNVPEEIDQKEIANRLDIRDLQTVTIDGEDAKDLDDAISISKEGDLYHLGVHIADVTHYVKEGAVLDREALKRGTSVYLVDRVIPMLPHKLSNGICSLNPGVDRLALSCFMDIDQKGTVVGHRIAETVIRSDRRMTYTNVAKIIEDSDEEVIKEYEDLVPMFRLMQELAEVLRERRHKRGAINFDFPESKIIVDKNGKPVEIKPYERNKATKIIEEFMLIANETVAEDFFWQEIPFLYRTHDNPDDEKIKKLAIFIHNFGYSMKIGQEEIHPKELQKLLVKIEDTPEEALISRLTLRSMKQAKYTVANTGHFGLSAKYYCHFTSPIRRYPDLQIHRIIKENLNGKLGEQRQQHYSKILFEVAEHSSKTERRADEAEREVEKLKKVEYMMEHIGETFEGVISGITSWGMYVELPNTIEGMVRVTEMKDDYYFYDEERYQMVGEHTKKVYKLGQKVIVEVINADKLLRTIDFALVEVEE, from the coding sequence ATGAAATTAAATGAAGAATTAGAAAGCAAAAGTACTATGCTACTCGAGCTATTTACAAATAAGGATTACAAACCATTACGGTTTAAAGAATTAGTCGGGCTTTTACAGGTTCCAAGAGGGGCAAAGCATGAATTAAAGATCGTCTTGGACCAGTTAATCGCACAGGGAAAGATTATTCTGGATGCTCAGGGACGATATCGCATTCCCGGAGATGATATTCGGGTTGGTACTTTTTCTGGAACTCAAAAAGGATTTGGTTTTGTAATCCTTGAGGGAGAGGATGAGGATATCTTTATTCCCGGTGATTCTACCAAAGGAGCTCTTCACGGTGACAAAGTAATGATCACAATAAAAGAGGAACAGACGGGCAGAAGAAAAGAAGGAGCCATTATTAATATTGTAGAACGAGGTAAGAATGAAATTGTCGGTACCTTTGAGAAGGGCAAGAATTTTGGATTCGTGGTTCCGGATAATCAAAAGTTCGGTAAGGATATCTTTATACCGAAGGAGCATACCAAGGGAGCGGTCAATGGTCATAAGGTTGTTGTTAGGATAACCAATTATGGAGATGCTACAATGAGTCCGGAGGGAAAGGTGATTGAAATCATTGGGCATATAAATGATCCCGGTGTGGATATTATGTCTGTTGTAAGGGCATATGATCTTCCAGTTGACTTTCCTGAGGATGTGATGAGAATATTAGATAATGTTCCTGAAGAGATAGACCAGAAAGAGATTGCAAACCGGCTTGATATTCGTGATCTTCAGACTGTTACTATAGATGGTGAGGATGCTAAGGATCTGGATGATGCTATTTCAATTTCCAAGGAAGGCGATCTCTATCATTTGGGTGTTCATATTGCTGATGTAACTCACTATGTAAAGGAGGGCGCGGTACTGGATCGGGAAGCATTGAAACGCGGAACCAGTGTATACTTAGTAGACCGTGTAATTCCCATGCTGCCACATAAGCTATCTAATGGTATATGCTCCTTGAATCCGGGAGTGGACCGATTGGCATTAAGCTGTTTCATGGATATTGATCAGAAAGGAACAGTGGTTGGCCATAGGATTGCTGAAACAGTCATAAGGTCGGACCGACGTATGACCTATACCAATGTTGCGAAGATTATCGAAGATAGTGATGAGGAAGTTATAAAGGAATATGAGGATCTGGTACCGATGTTTCGTCTGATGCAGGAACTTGCTGAGGTATTAAGGGAACGGCGACATAAGAGAGGAGCTATCAACTTTGATTTTCCTGAGAGTAAGATCATTGTTGATAAGAATGGAAAACCGGTTGAGATTAAGCCCTATGAGAGAAATAAGGCAACTAAGATTATCGAAGAGTTTATGTTGATTGCAAACGAGACAGTTGCAGAGGACTTTTTCTGGCAGGAGATACCGTTTCTTTACCGTACCCACGATAATCCGGACGATGAGAAGATTAAGAAGCTGGCCATCTTTATTCATAATTTTGGTTATAGTATGAAGATTGGACAGGAGGAAATCCATCCCAAGGAATTACAGAAGCTATTAGTGAAGATAGAGGATACACCAGAAGAGGCATTAATCAGCCGGTTGACGCTTCGCTCCATGAAGCAGGCAAAGTATACGGTTGCAAACACCGGACATTTTGGCTTGTCTGCAAAATATTATTGCCATTTTACATCACCCATCAGACGTTATCCGGATTTGCAGATTCATCGGATAATTAAAGAAAACCTAAATGGAAAACTGGGAGAACAGAGGCAGCAGCATTATAGTAAGATTCTCTTTGAGGTAGCGGAGCATTCCAGTAAGACGGAACGAAGAGCCGATGAAGCAGAGCGTGAGGTAGAAAAGCTGAAAAAGGTAGAATATATGATGGAGCACATCGGGGAAACCTTTGAAGGCGTTATATCTGGCATTACCTCTTGGGGAATGTATGTAGAACTGCCCAATACCATTGAGGGAATGGTACGTGTAACGGAGATGAAGGATGATTATTATTTTTATGATGAAGAACGATATCAAATGGTGGGTGAGCACACCAAGAAAGTATACAAATTAGGGCAAAAAGTCATAGTAGAGGTTATTAATGCAGATAAATTACTGCGTACGATTGATTTTGCTCTGGTGGAGGTTGAAGAATAA
- a CDS encoding rubrerythrin family protein: MDFQSSRTYANLQIAYEDALRANAKYGLFSKKANQDVLMEISFIFNTASRNEQFVAERLRNILNGGTPTTLQNLGESSNYELEESSLYRDFARIANEEGYTDIASLFSGIANIKLNHNYTFQTLITEIQNNELFCKPNETLWVCLGCGNILSGLCAPDICPICGYPQGYYELYRPLR; the protein is encoded by the coding sequence ATGGACTTTCAATCAAGCAGAACCTATGCGAATCTGCAAATAGCTTATGAAGATGCATTACGGGCTAATGCAAAATATGGGCTGTTCAGCAAAAAAGCCAACCAGGATGTTCTAATGGAGATAAGCTTTATTTTTAATACAGCGTCAAGAAATGAACAGTTCGTAGCGGAAAGACTACGTAATATTCTAAATGGCGGCACTCCCACTACGTTACAAAATCTTGGGGAGTCCAGCAATTACGAACTTGAAGAAAGTAGTCTATATCGAGATTTTGCACGTATTGCTAATGAAGAAGGCTATACAGATATCGCTTCTTTATTCAGTGGAATTGCTAATATAAAGCTGAATCATAATTATACCTTCCAGACTCTGATTACCGAGATTCAAAACAATGAACTATTCTGTAAACCGAATGAAACTTTATGGGTCTGCCTAGGCTGTGGCAATATTCTAAGTGGTTTGTGTGCTCCGGATATATGCCCGATCTGTGGATATCCTCAAGGCTACTACGAACTATATCGACCCCTAAGATAG
- the spo0A gene encoding sporulation transcription factor Spo0A: protein MSKINVAIVDDNERMVNLLEDILKEDSDIEVVGKSENGIDALDMIKEKKPDVVLLDLIMPKLDGLGVMEKVRKDSEFKKNPSFIVITAIGQEGVTENAFELGANYYIMKPFDNNVILSRIKQVKGDYHSKLIDNHRVSTYENKSNYMERNLESDVTNIIHEIGVPAHIKGYQYLRDAIMMSVNDAEMLNSITKLLYPSIAKRHKTTPSRVERAIRHAIEVAWSRGKMDTIDELFGYTVSNGKGKPTNSEFVALIADKIRLEYKLRS from the coding sequence ATGAGTAAAATTAACGTAGCTATTGTTGATGACAATGAGAGGATGGTGAATCTATTAGAAGATATTCTAAAAGAAGATTCCGATATCGAAGTAGTTGGGAAATCAGAGAATGGTATTGACGCATTAGATATGATTAAAGAGAAAAAGCCGGATGTTGTATTATTAGATTTGATAATGCCGAAGTTAGATGGATTGGGAGTAATGGAGAAAGTTAGAAAGGATTCCGAATTCAAAAAGAATCCTTCTTTTATTGTAATTACGGCGATAGGTCAAGAAGGAGTTACAGAAAATGCCTTTGAACTAGGTGCAAATTACTATATTATGAAGCCATTTGACAATAATGTAATCTTGTCACGTATCAAGCAGGTTAAAGGTGACTACCATAGTAAACTAATTGATAACCATAGAGTTAGTACCTATGAAAATAAAAGCAATTATATGGAAAGAAATCTTGAATCGGATGTAACGAATATCATTCATGAAATTGGGGTTCCGGCACATATAAAAGGATATCAGTACTTACGAGATGCGATTATGATGTCAGTGAATGATGCAGAGATGTTGAATTCTATCACAAAGCTATTATATCCATCTATTGCAAAACGTCATAAAACTACACCTAGCAGAGTAGAAAGAGCAATACGGCATGCCATTGAAGTTGCCTGGAGCAGAGGAAAGATGGATACAATAGATGAGTTGTTTGGATATACCGTTAGCAATGGTAAGGGTAAGCCAACTAATTCTGAATTTGTTGCTCTCATTGCAGATAAAATACGCTTAGAATATAAATTAAGATCCTAG
- the tpiA gene encoding triose-phosphate isomerase, which yields MRRKIIAGNWKMNKTPAETVALINELKPLVVTEDADVVFCVPAVSLTTALDAAKGTNIQIGAQNMYFEESGAYTGEIAPNMLTSIGVKYVIIGHSERREYFAETDETVNKKVLKAFEHNLTPIICCGESLKQREQGITIDFIRQQIKIAFLNVTSEQAKKAVIAYEPIWAIGTGKVATTEQAEEVCKAIRECIAEIYDAATAAAIRIQYGGSVTAASAADLFSQPDIDGGLVGGASLKADFGKIVNYK from the coding sequence ATGCGTAGAAAAATAATTGCAGGAAACTGGAAAATGAATAAAACACCGGCTGAAACAGTTGCTCTTATTAATGAATTAAAGCCTTTGGTTGTTACAGAGGACGCTGATGTTGTATTCTGTGTTCCGGCGGTATCCTTAACAACCGCTTTGGACGCTGCTAAGGGAACGAACATTCAAATCGGTGCTCAGAATATGTATTTTGAGGAGAGTGGCGCATATACAGGTGAGATCGCACCCAATATGTTAACCAGCATTGGAGTTAAGTATGTTATTATTGGTCACTCTGAAAGAAGAGAGTATTTTGCAGAAACAGACGAAACAGTAAATAAAAAGGTATTAAAAGCGTTTGAACATAATTTAACACCTATCATCTGCTGTGGTGAGTCCTTAAAGCAGAGAGAACAAGGTATAACAATTGATTTTATTCGTCAGCAGATTAAAATCGCATTCTTAAATGTTACTTCAGAGCAGGCAAAGAAAGCGGTAATTGCTTACGAACCTATCTGGGCAATCGGAACTGGTAAGGTTGCAACAACAGAACAGGCAGAAGAGGTATGCAAGGCAATCCGTGAATGCATCGCTGAGATCTATGATGCAGCTACTGCTGCAGCTATCCGTATTCAATATGGTGGCAGTGTTACCGCAGCTAGTGCAGCGGATTTATTCTCACAACCAGATATTGATGGTGGTTTAGTAGGCGGCGCAAGTTTGAAAGCAGATTTCGGAAAAATCGTTAATTATAAGTAA